TAAATTATACTCACATTAACATCTGTTTTGTTTTattggcttttttttttataatctattttagtggctagaaaatctaccttaaaggtgaataaatgaagCGTCCAGGGTTAGAATCTCGGCTCTTtcacatatagtgtgatgtccctgccaactgagctaaactcacgatGACCTATTTTATTGGTTTTAACTCTAGGTGAAAATAACATGATAATATTAAGTTtgacaaagaaaaattaattttggtcaataattattttagttGTGAATTAAATAATtctgattaattttttaattgaaatttattagTCATTtaagttcaaatttttttgttgttttttaaaataaagagtgttttaaaatttgaacttttgTTGACtgatttcattttcaaaattagcgattaaaataaattattttacgaGATTATTTATAGTAAATCATTCATATTCTTTATACTACTTCTGTCTTTAAATATAAGACCATGTTAACTGAATCACGATAATTAAAAAAGTTGGTAGTAGTGATAAAATTATGGTGAGGCTTACTGTACTCATTCATAATTTGAGAGTATTTACTATTTACCCATAAACCAATCAAAACAAACCACATAAGTGGATTTGCATGTGGTACccacaactaacttgtaacaaacttttgtATTTGCATATAACTTGTTATTATTGGTTGATGGATAAATAATATCCTCAAATCATGAAAGGGTAGATTAGAAAAAACCTAATTTATTGATAGTGcaggttttttttatatatataattttatcatttaaaagagataatttgtttatgtttatCGTAGTATTTATTGTAAAGTGTAGAAAAAGAGGTAAAATAAGTAAAGAAATAACAAATgttgttgaaaattgaaagagaATTTTATGAAAAAGTACAAGAATTTTTTTGAAGAGAGTCTTATATTTACCAACAGAGGTAAtattaaaaatgagattttgtaaaagcaaaaaaaattataattctaGCTTTACACGTAACTGCGGAAACTAATTAATCGAGATAACTGAAATTCTTTTAGGGATTAACTTGTCACATCTTttaaactttatatttttctatatattttttccaaTATTTAGAATAAGACATTTTATACAAAGTAACTTTTGAAATTATTAACATATtggattacttttttttaagaaaatcatattattttaattagaaaaataagcatatgaaaaaattttcataattataagaaacaattttttatatagaaattgtctaaaaaaaattaaatcttataGTAGAAATTTTATTGGAAAGGTAATTATCAAAATAGGTACGTCTTTTAAACTTTACtcttttgtatatatatttttatcaagtcaatatttaaaataagaaattttattcaaggtaacttttgaaattatttacttATTGGATAATGTATTTTCGAAGAAATTCATAGtatgttttgtcaaaaataaataaaaatcataatatgTTCTAATAAATCATATTATTCTTTTAATAAAAGTTGTTACTAATAGATACTCTTAAAGTATTCAAGAAATAGTGATCGAGAAAGACTGAAATAACTTGATTGATGATAGAACTGACCCCAAATTAAATTAGATGATTCAATAGAACGAATACTGTTggtaaaatcaaaacataaagtTAAATAATGTTAAGAGATACTAGTATATAAAAaagttgtaaaataatttttgtcattttaaaattttagttgATAAAATTTTCCCTCATTTTACCTTGTTGTTAGGAAAgtttgattaattaaaattaatgtatttaactcaatttttttttgttgataatatatttaacttaaaatttaatctaaatacataaattttacttgctaaatttttcttatatttaagatttaaaatatttataaagttgTAAGAGTATCACAACTCACAAGATTGGCACCGACTTGTAATCAGTGTGATCGTAACTCTCCAAGATCACTTTATGAACACAAGGTCCAGTCAGAAAGAGTTCTTGATTTAATGTCAGATCAGAAACATCTGTAAGATATAAccgttgaaaattgaaataatagaGTGGGTTACCgttgaacaaataaataaatccagTGTCTAGTCTTAGAATctagaataaaaaaaactattcatgagtctttgtttataaaaattaaacagaTAAAAGCCATGCATTTGTGGCCCGTACCATAAGCTCATTGCACATGGTGTGATTTACAATTTCCCTATTActtaaataaacaatataaatatGCTATTACTAGAATTTTAGTCTcttatattaagttttttattttatttataagttaataagagaatttttgtaaaaaaaaaattaataagagaATTGCATGTATTAAAGGAACTTTAGAAATATCAATTAAGGCACACTTAAATACTTTTATCGTCTATCAtagtttaataatatataataaaatgaagaaaaaaaaacagtacaagataaaaaaaaaattggggacaTAAAACTTTACCCAACTGAAACAGATGATACAATATATAAATCAACATAAATGAAATCAACCTAATCGAGTCTAACAGATTATCCTCAAGCATGAGCATAGTGAACATCTGCGAGCCCAACCAAGGTTTGAAAATTGGCAAATGAACAGACCGCCAACATGGATCGATTTACGTTCCAACAGCCCCTTGCGATAAATCACAACTAACCTTCCATATGCTCCAGATAATGCAGGCCATTAACGCTGCCTCGTCAACATTCAGCCGCTGTATGACTTCAAAAATCAGTTCTAAAGCACCTGCATAATGTTGCAGACCAGCAGAAATTACATGATTAAAATTACACATACTCCATATGTTGCTACTCCCCAGACAGTCAAAGatgttggggttgattgtcaagtcccacatcgcctagtttcttaaataaagaatgaggttaaaaaatagctattgaaagtcccacatcgcttagaattgtgaagcaaggaggaaatcaaagctatataatggacctaagttctttgtttgtaattgcaccagtcagtagcactttaagcttatatctgactctTAGTTTAAATATTTGCTTTGTGAGAGTGTGGTTGTATTGGGGCATTGGGGTGAGAGTGAGAGAAGTCTGTGTGTTGTaataattttcacatagtgatTTTTCTCTAGTTGTCTGTTTAGACAACTGTttgtggttttttctccggtttggaGTTTCAACATCATATTCTTGTGTTTtgattgtgtttattttttttctttagtgttGTTATTTCctaacagtggtatcagagcctagcTTCGGCTTGGTGGGGGAGCAGGACGGGATCCTGGTTTGGATCAACTATAGTATGTGGGGGAACTCACACTTGGGGGAgaatgttgggtttcaagtgtgagtgtttaagtctcacatcgactatgtgtaggaagaatgttggatttataagagaggtgacccattaacctaacaccttaaggttttgggttgggatgtggcgtctccctctctagtggtcctggagcattgaCTCATTGTTTCTCCCGAGCTCCCCCGAACTCCCCCGAACTCcccaacaaaagaaaatatgtcGGCTGTCCTCTTCATGCTCGTTACACAGAGCACAAACAGTCGTGCAATTAACACCTCTATTGCGAAGATTAGTACGAGTAGAAAAGCATTGTCGACATATCCGCCAAACAAGATTCTTGACCCGCGGAGGAACTTTTAGATTCCAAATCAAGTTCTAGTTTCAGCTCATCTTCAAGTGAGATGTATCCAACTCTTTCAAACTATTAGTGTGCCACAATATTTGCTTGCAGCATTTAACTTTTATGTGtttaacttgttcaaaaaaaaaaaacttttatgtgtttaattagttttcacatattttgtcaaaaaaaaaaaaatagttttcacATATATTCTATGTTTATTCATTCTTTTCTCGTTGCTTTGTTGTGGAAACGTTATGTTAAGAATAAGGTGCTTGATGTCtaattcaacaacaacaaaaattgattCATGTTTGATATATACATGGGCCTAAAAACACATGGGGCTAAGcaattttgaaaaattctctTCCCCCTCCCCCGCATATCTTTTCAGTTTTCTCCCTCCTAATTTCCGTTTTTAtccttgaataaaaatttcggaacgcattttttgaatttttaatttccttaaatacaaattttggaatgtgttttccgaatttttccaaaatttgaactagaaacTTCGAAAAACGCGTTCTAAAGCATAATTTTATTCAAAGGTAAAATTGGATTTTTGAGGGGTAGAAAAAATATGTAAGGTGGGGAAGAGAATTTTTCAGCAATTTTGTACGGTGACTATATCCAATCATTTGTTATATATATGTTCGAAGTCAATATTGCTCAATGtttattgacaaaaataaaagacaatttCTTTTACCATCTTACATACTTCTCGCGCGTCCTACGGATTTACATTTTTACCCCTCCATCACTTAAATAGCGggcgttataaaaatgagaaattttgaatatgtcgtccgctacttaagcaGTGGGTGTTTTAAAATAAGAATCTGGTGTTTTTGGGATGTATCCGCTACTCAAGTAGTGGACAGATGTATTTTAGTAAATTTGTAGGGCGCGCGAGCAAATGAATAGGGTGACAAAAATAATTCTCAAAATAAAATTGCTCCACGTTTTAAACATTCAATCCTAAAACTGATAGTACTTTTCTTCGTAAAGGgattcataagaaaaaaaaatggttttttacAATTGCAGTTATGATGTGTAGAGTTTGAATCCTCTccattttccatttttattttttttcttaactacTATAGTTTTATACGGTTATGATGTGTACAGTTTGAATCCTCTCCatttttcatgattttcatgagtttaattgttgtgtaccgtcggtgtaaattttttttacacatacatccaatgacgcgttgccacatcatttaatgaatgtgacacatcatgtgtttttaatgaccatacatgatgtgtcggtatattattggacgcatgtgcaaaataattttacaccgacggtgcatataaattaaatttttaatttatatgcaccgtcggtgtaaaattattttaatttaatttatatgcaccgtcagtgtaaaattattttgcacatgcgtccaataatataccgacacacacatcatgtatggtcattaaaaatgCATGATGTgttacattcattaaatgatgtggcaacgcgtcattggatgtatgtgtaaaaaatatttacaccgacggtgcacaacaattaaactcatttaatatcatatttttacatttatatttctaaaactatataataatgaaagaaatgaaaaagataaaaatgaagAGAATTTTGACTCTTGATAACTTTTGCACATTATAATAGAGAAGTGTTATTTGGACAACAATTTTTTGGACAACTTTTGGGACAACATTTTTTCCCTTTATCTTTTGggacaaaaacattaaaaaaagtgattaggAGAGAGAGTAAGATTCATAATGAGAGTGTGAGAGAGAAAGTTATCTCAAATGTTGTCTAAAATTGGATgtacaaatatcatttctcttATAATATGTATGGAAGTTAAGTAGTTAACACAATTTTCTATTAATAATATTCACTCTCTAATTGGTGAAGTGTATGTAAGTTTTGTCGCTTTATGTATCACTCAGTTTCAAAGTTAAAAAACTCACATTAATTCTTTTTTAGATGCATAACtcacattaattaattctaaCTAATAAGAGAGTGAATGTTGCTcataagaccatctccaatagTAGTAcctattaaatatttatataggtATTTATTAGGTAATACTATTGGAGCAAAACCtattgagtacctaataggtaccgtTTCTCAAATAGGTACCCTCTCTCTcctcattataatatatttttgttggaCATACTTATAAAGATGTAGTATTATTGATGAGATATAGAGTTATTAGTGGGACtgatttagaactttttaagagatgcTGGGTTAGagagattgagtacttattagatactattattaaaaaaataataaatgaccGATTTAGAACTTTGTAAGTTATTTTTCTCCTTTGGTGTTTATCTTCAACTCTTCGAGGtgtcaatttcttcaaatatttttctctttgaTCATGTAAAACTCCTTAAAACTaactaaaaaacattaaaattacaattaaaaataacaaatgacTGAATGTCATCAGTTGGTTAAGTAGTTGAACTAAGAATTAAAGAGTTTAAAATTTAGGGTTCAAATCCGTCTACAAGGAGAAAAGGtaacataatatattataataactatcttattaattaattaatttcaaccATTGcgaaaatttacttttaataaGAGTAAACAACCATTTTCGTTCCTGAAAGTGGCACTCGCTGTCATAATAGTCCttgaatcaacaaaaaatatttaaaagtccCTGATTCAAACTTCCGTTAGCCAAAATCGTCTCTGATGTTATCCCTTGACCATTTTCTGTTTGACTTTGATGATGTGTCCTAAAATTTGACACGTTGGACCAATATGTGGCATTTCTTATTGCCAATTTGATTATCCATGTTTGCAAGGACCAAAATGATAGTTAACACAATCATCTTCCCAATTTTCTTCAAGTTGAAAACAACCTAACTATCATTTCCCCATTGTTGCATAGATATGAGCTTTGACTAAAACTAGAATATGGCGATATCTAAACCTTCATGACAAGATCCATCTAAACCTGAAACTGGAATCAACAACATGCTTGataaatttatgaaaatggaAGAAAGGTAGGTACTAAACCTACTAAGATGCCTTGTGAAATCAAGAGGAAACCTTGTAGATTGTTGAAGTAAAATGTCATATTTTCCTCAATTGCTTTTGACTCCAACTTGTTCAAAAACTTGGTTCCAAGGATTGTTATCAAGCGAAGATGAATATGGGGTTTGATGCAAAACCTGGAGGACTTCAAGTATACCTTTGTTCTCCAATGGTGTATTTTTTATGcattagtttgttatttttaatacatattatttgtatttttaaaaattgttaactACTACATTTTTGATGAATTATTGGCAAGAGATGAGTTGATGGTTTTTGgattaatttcaaaatatttattgtatttgtgtttatttaaaaaaaaaaattgattttcagTGTCAATTTGATCCTTGACTAGGTGGTAGtgaaatttgaattaaaaattgcCACATATTGGTCCAATTCAATGTGTCAAATTTTGATACacattataaaaaacaaacagaatTTGGTCAAGAGATAACGTCAGGAACGATTCTGAATAACGGAAGTTTGAATTAGGGACTCTTAAATGTTTTTTATTGATTCTGAGATTATTATGATAGCGAGCGACACTTTCAAGGACGAAAGCGGCTGTTTActctttttaataatagtatataACTATGAATaaggataaaataaaaaaatttagaccCGAAATATATAGCATGGTCGATATAAAAAGTTGAATTATGagagaaaatttactttatGTGATTCACATATTTTTGGAAAAAGATTAGTACGAGTAACACGGTGGAAATATCGGAAGTTataggtaaaaataaaaaataaaaaataaaaaaaaatagcatggTACACAATATTAGTGGGTATCTTGGGGCACAAGGACATATATTCACAAACAAAGTGTAGTTTCTCATTTCACATTATATTCGCAATTAAtaaacaaactcaaaatttCACACCCATTCCTTGCTCCGCTTCATTCATAGCATACCCCTTTTCTGCTTTCTCTCTCGCCTCGGTAACAAACATCACAATCAAACCCTTTTTCTCATTCATtttcaaattatcatttttctttttagaatataaaatatatactatTTTCTTGGCGTTTCCTTTACATTGCATGCTTTCAAGATCGTATTTTTACTTTACCATATTCATTCTTTTCCGATTATACTATCTGGGTTCTCTTTGTTTTCTCATTCAAATTTCTGGGTCGGtgattttttctttcctttttcataTACTAGTTTTCTCAAGAAATTGTTTgttaactgttttttttttttttttttgtggtttatAGTTGATTAATTGATGTAAAAGAAGACATGGGAAGAGTTTTCACTATCACTCTTGAAGGAAACTTCTATAGCTGCAAACATTGCCAGACACCTTTTGCCCTTGCTGATGATATCGTTTCCAAGGTTTTCATTTTTCCTTCCCTCAAACTTGTGAATTTATTACTAATTTTGGTTTTTGATGTATAGTTATTTCATGTATTAGgattttttgttatgttttttacTGATTGATTATGGTAAGAGAAATGTATTAGaatgaatatagaaaaaatgGACATGTTGGGTTTATGGAGTAGTGACCTATGAAGCACGTGGATACTCCTCAGACTAGGCGTGTCCCGATGTCATCAGACACTAAGTTTTGGACACCGACACGATAGCAACACTTGTGATTACACTGAATTATGTCATTCTCTTAAATTaatatcggtgtcgacgtgtccgCATTCGTGTCCGGTGTCCTTGtcagtgtttgtgcttcataggtaGTGACATTTCTATAGATTTATGCCATTGTGATACATTTCCGATATGAACATTCGGAATGTAATCTCTAAACAACTATACACGCTTAATGTAAACTAGTTTTATACTAATATCTGATGAAGTTTTACTATTCTGTTATTTGACTTCCATTAAACTTCTCTAATTTTGTATATGTGTTTTAAAGTTAATTTATGACATGGAAAAATAGAGGACTCCTGTTGGATGTCGGTGTAAAACTCATTTACAATGACAGTGTATGGATCAAATAATGTCAGTGAAATAATGGATTCAATTGTATGGATCAAATATTATCATGAAGTCCTATCATAAATCATGTCTTGAAACAGAACACTTACATCCAAATTCTTATTGGTTTGGTTTCCTCTAACTAGTTTCCACCTTATTAAAGCTTCTAAGTTCTATTAGTCTTCTCCATGTGTCCAAGCCACTTAATGTAAGTCTTTAGTTACCATCTTTTCTGCAGTAGGCGCTACCCTAACTTAATCGATACAGTCTTCACTGTCATCCTATCTTGTCTCGTGAGTGCATTCATTTCCCGTAACTCTTGTGTCTATTTAGAAATAGTTCCAATTTCCATATACATATCGATGTTCTACTTATTGCTTTCAATTGTACttatttattcatttcattGATTAGTGTTTCTTATGTATATACGATATTTTCATGTCATGTTCTTGTATATGGAAATTTTCCTTGTTGGTATTGTGATGTGGCATGTCATTTCATGTATCCatccttgtttctttttgtgctAGGTTGATAATTTATTCTGTTATCATGTAAATCTTCAGATATAGAAGGTTCCCCTGTCTGACTAATTATATTTGCATTGGAGTAATTAAGCGTCACTTCAAGTTTCGTCAACTGCCACTGTACTAGTTCATAATTGCAATATTGTCATTATAGTGTTATTTTTTTCAGATCAAATAGTGATGTTTCTAATAAAAATGTTTCCTTGCACAGATGATTTTCTTCATTCAATAACGATATAGTTTTACTTCTTTCTTAGAAAGATTGCAATTAGTACAAACTGAAACATGGCATGGCAGTAAATAACTAAATATACGAATTAGAAACAAAAATGGACAAATTTTAGATGACATGTTTGAAAGAATTTTTCAAATAGATCCTTGTCATTTAAAATCCCTATCAGAATTTGTTTAAACAATAAATCTATCATTGTATTCAAATTCTATAAATCATGAATTTATTGAATTATAAATCTAGTATTGTATTGAAAATCCATGAATCCTTGTCTTTTGAGTGGTTGGTTATCTGCGTATGGATTGGTATTGAATGCACTGATTTGAAACTTTAAAAAGTAAGTGTTCTCTGTATTGATTACGGCTTTTGCAAACTACATGCATAAGTAAAAATCATAACCCTCTGACGATCTAACCCTCGTTTTCTCTTAGTCTTTCCATTGCAGGTATGGGAAGGCTTATCTTTTTGATAACGTGTAAGTGTTATTTCACTTTCTCACTTTATGAAGTGCCATTGTGAACTGATAATACTTTTATGTTCGCAATATCTGATTGTTGAGTGTACAAATATACTAATAGTGCTATTGCTATTGGATGGAAATCAACATCACAACTTAAGACTCGGTTGTGTATGATGAGTCCTTGAAATAACTTCTCGTTAATCCATGCTGTAACAGTGTGAATGTCACCGTCGGAGAGAAAGAAAATCGGATGATGATCACTGGATTGCACACTGTCGTCGACATATTCTGTGTTACGTGTGGGTCCATTGTTGGATGGAAATATGTAAGGACCAGTTATTAAATCTCAcgattttcgatttattttgtctacctataatttatattttatttccttttagGAAACTGCTTATGATAAGTCTCAGAAGTACAAAGAAGGAAAGTTTATCCTTGAAAGGTAATCAATTAATCAACTATGTTTAGGCATACTCTATAGCcattattttatcttatttgGTTTCTCGAGTTATTAACGTGAGCGGCAGTGTTGTCAATCACGGATCACAGAAAATAACAGTGTGTTCAAATTCCGCTGCATAGCAGAGCGCAGAGCTATAGCGCTGCTACTGCCTctatttgattatattttctactAATTAGCTTACCACAAATAGGATAatgttttgttcaaattctacTATTCTACTATGCTATAGCGCTCCTATAGCCGCTATGCAATGTGGATAAGAGCTGGAATCATTCAGTTTGATTACATGTTCTTGATTCTGCGTAGGTATAAGGTGATGGGGCCTGATGGAAGCCTCTACTTGGTTGCTCAAGAAGATGCTGAAGAGTGAAGATGCTTGAATTGCTTACTTTAGGATCGATCGTTTCATTTTGAATTGTACATTCTTTATGCTTCATGTAGTTAAAATCTGCTACTACCAGTCTTAGAACTTTGAAAAGTTTCAACAGTTAGTTACTTTAATTGCGAATCAGCATTTAGTTTTTCATCTGTCTTATCTTCATGCTGTAATTAACACCACAATCCTGTGAACCTCGCCAGCCACATCTTTACTCACCTGCATAATTCTGCATATTTTTTCGTGACACGCTTAAAATCTACACTGCATTACTGATaaatttataagttataaccaatcatgttttttttaaaatgtatagTTTCTCGAATCCTAAAGGTAcagtttgaagtttgaactagCATTTAATATGTAGATATGCTATAATTTGTATCTATGGTTATACTATTCAAAGTTCCAACATAATTATAACAAACAGAAATCTAACATAATCTTGAGACCTTGGCATGAGCATTGAGAAAAAATGGTTAGAAAATTAACAACAGAAAGGTAATTGTTTACcttgaaaaaatgacatattttaatgtttaattAGAGGATGAGATACtttcttttaataaaaagaGCAAAATAATGTACCACTAGTGTTATGTTTTCATTTGAAgaagatatttttatattttacagacaaaaaatgaaaattaatggaGAGTGGGTTCACATGGGAATAAATATAGTTCACACATAcattaaattgaagaaaaatcacataggattttttttttgtttgacaaaagcAAACTTAAcgcatttcattaatcaaataaGTATCAATACAACAAGGAATCAACTCGAAAATACGGTGATTAGACATAGAATAGGAATCAACGTATTAAGGAACAACGTATCAGAGTTGATTCCTTCACATTAAGTCCTTGCTAAGAAGTAAACAACCATATTTGTT
This genomic interval from Trifolium pratense cultivar HEN17-A07 linkage group LG6, ARS_RC_1.1, whole genome shotgun sequence contains the following:
- the LOC123890554 gene encoding protein yippee-like At3g08990: MGRVFTITLEGNFYSCKHCQTPFALADDIVSKSFHCRYGKAYLFDNVVNVTVGEKENRMMITGLHTVVDIFCVTCGSIVGWKYETAYDKSQKYKEGKFILERYKVMGPDGSLYLVAQEDAEE